A window from Opitutia bacterium ISCC 52 encodes these proteins:
- a CDS encoding cyclase family protein, with product MPEESKVSASEVIFHYFREKIKSGELKPGDPLPSERTLQKKLGVSRFSLREGLARLNAIGAIDTHHGKTTRVSQQVNMDSLKNVFLPMQAKSDTQSRGDLDEARVVLETEIAGLAAQRHTEKDLEGLRSNLHAAELALNEEDTFGSLDLEFHERIADAARNRFFNQMHAVIRDQLESVMKLHANAEEQRRLILKKNKDLFEAIEAGDARAARQLARDHLGVFKTHYTLAMATIIDLTHSVTPGDRGIEFEDSHLVDRDGWNARTWHLYSHSNTHMDAPKHFFNEGNTIDNTPLEVCIGLAWVIDLGMVEARQLHTVEDLGAYAEKIQKGDRILLKTGWERTFGSDEFRDGLPRISKELAEWFVEKGVSLIGVEPPSVADVNDLLEVTEIHQILLGANITIVESLKNLHLIKQDQVEFIALPLKLKDGDGSPVRALAIV from the coding sequence ATGCCTGAAGAATCCAAAGTCTCTGCCTCGGAAGTGATCTTCCATTACTTTAGAGAAAAAATCAAAAGTGGTGAACTTAAGCCCGGTGACCCTCTACCCAGCGAGCGAACTCTCCAGAAAAAACTGGGCGTCAGCCGCTTCAGCCTTCGCGAAGGTCTAGCCCGACTCAATGCGATTGGAGCCATCGACACTCACCATGGTAAAACGACAAGGGTTTCCCAACAAGTGAACATGGACTCTCTGAAGAATGTGTTCCTTCCCATGCAGGCCAAAAGCGACACCCAATCCAGGGGTGACCTTGATGAAGCCAGAGTTGTGTTGGAAACTGAGATCGCCGGCTTGGCTGCACAAAGACACACCGAAAAAGACCTGGAAGGCTTACGCTCAAATTTACATGCAGCGGAATTGGCTCTCAATGAGGAAGACACATTTGGTTCACTTGACCTCGAATTCCATGAACGAATTGCCGATGCCGCTAGGAATCGTTTTTTCAACCAAATGCACGCCGTGATCCGTGATCAACTGGAATCTGTAATGAAATTGCATGCCAACGCGGAGGAACAACGACGGCTCATCTTAAAAAAAAACAAAGATCTATTTGAAGCTATTGAAGCAGGTGACGCACGAGCAGCCAGGCAATTGGCCCGCGATCATCTAGGCGTATTCAAAACTCATTACACTTTAGCCATGGCGACCATAATTGACCTTACCCATTCTGTAACCCCTGGAGATCGCGGCATCGAATTTGAGGATAGCCACTTGGTCGATCGAGATGGATGGAATGCTCGCACCTGGCACCTGTATTCCCATTCGAATACTCACATGGATGCGCCCAAGCATTTCTTCAATGAGGGCAACACGATCGACAATACCCCCTTGGAGGTTTGCATTGGATTGGCCTGGGTCATCGACCTCGGCATGGTGGAAGCTCGTCAGCTTCACACGGTAGAAGATTTGGGAGCCTATGCTGAAAAGATTCAGAAAGGGGATCGCATCCTTTTAAAAACAGGCTGGGAGCGAACTTTTGGCTCCGACGAATTCAGAGATGGATTGCCTAGAATCAGCAAGGAATTGGCTGAATGGTTTGTAGAAAAAGGCGTCAGCTTAATAGGCGTTGAGCCTCCCTCAGTAGCTGACGTCAACGACTTGTTGGAGGTAACTGAAATTCACCAAATACTGCTCGGAGCAAACATCACTATTGTTGAGAGCCTGAAAAACCTCCACCTCATCAAGCAAGATCAGGTTGAATTCATTGCCCTGCCCCTGAAACTCAAAGATGGAGATGGTAGTCCGGTAAGAGCTTTGGCGATCGTCTAG
- a CDS encoding magnesium-dependent phosphatase-1 yields the protein MNQPDLVVFDLDFTLWDGGGTWCDCLTPPFSGEAEGVYDAHGRHVQLYKDVLLILDTLDAMHIPMALASRTQRPDWARQLLGRLGIRGRFQFEEIFPGSKVTHLNKLCNSSGVSLDEILFFDDEMRNLHDLQPLGIQCIFVPDGLNHSLFKQGLELFRS from the coding sequence ATGAACCAGCCAGATTTGGTAGTCTTTGATCTGGATTTCACCCTGTGGGATGGTGGCGGTACATGGTGCGATTGCTTGACTCCGCCGTTTTCAGGAGAGGCTGAAGGCGTCTATGATGCCCACGGTCGGCATGTTCAGCTTTACAAAGACGTGCTCCTTATTCTCGACACATTGGATGCCATGCACATTCCCATGGCACTTGCTTCACGGACGCAGAGACCTGATTGGGCAAGGCAGCTATTAGGCCGTCTGGGAATTCGCGGTCGTTTTCAATTTGAGGAAATCTTTCCGGGATCGAAAGTGACTCATCTGAATAAGCTCTGCAACTCGAGCGGTGTTAGTCTCGACGAGATATTGTTCTTTGATGATGAAATGAGGAATCTACATGACCTGCAGCCTCTTGGGATTCAGTGCATCTTTGTTCCTGATGGATTGAACCATAGCCTTTTCAAGCAAGGCCTGGAGTTGTTTAGAAGCTAG
- a CDS encoding OmpH family outer membrane protein, producing MKLSKLLSLFALFASLTLGAQAQQKVGYVNTEAVIALLPVTKKANEELAEMQTKFLAQGQSIQEEMKAKYDDLLAKNEAGQLSDNLRQLGQQEMGQLQQDLADYNQQSQDALVKRRSVLFKPILKQVNETIQEVSKSQNYSLVFDVQEAGVVYGDVDINLTKAVLLALGVDQATIDAASGGQQ from the coding sequence ATGAAACTATCTAAATTATTATCTCTATTTGCTCTATTCGCATCACTTACTCTTGGGGCTCAAGCCCAGCAAAAAGTTGGTTATGTCAACACCGAGGCAGTCATTGCGCTGCTTCCCGTTACCAAGAAAGCCAATGAAGAGTTGGCAGAGATGCAGACCAAGTTCTTGGCTCAAGGCCAGAGCATCCAAGAAGAAATGAAGGCCAAATACGATGATTTGTTGGCTAAGAATGAAGCCGGTCAGCTTTCTGACAACTTACGCCAGCTAGGTCAGCAGGAAATGGGTCAACTTCAGCAAGACCTCGCAGATTACAATCAACAGTCTCAGGATGCCTTGGTGAAACGCCGTTCAGTCCTGTTCAAGCCCATCCTGAAACAGGTCAATGAAACCATTCAGGAAGTCTCCAAGTCTCAGAATTATAGTCTGGTCTTTGATGTTCAAGAAGCCGGTGTTGTTTATGGCGACGTTGATATCAATCTTACCAAGGCTGTTCTCCTTGCATTGGGTGTGGACCAAGCCACGATTGATGCGGCTTCTGGTGGGCAACAGTAG
- a CDS encoding ABC-F family ATP-binding cassette domain-containing protein: MIELEQISLRYGPKVIFNEIGVVINARDRIGLVGSNGAGKTTFIKALLGLAEVDEGRIDKAKFVTLGYLPQDGVSTSGQPLLQEVEEAFESVIELRQRIDEANSKLDKLSAESEEYHELLELMGAWEHELDMHEAHKVKSKVETVLLGLGFQMSDMERSTNEFSGGWKMRIALAKLLLKQPSLLLLDEPTNHLDIESLQWLEGYLKSYEGALLIVSHDRAFLDILCTKVFALSMGRLDVYAGNYSYFEEESAVRLDLLSKAQANQQRKLEKTERFIERFRYKNTKAKQVQSRIKALEKVDRIELESSEKEIDFSFLPPPRSGQKVLEVQGVHKSYDDLKVLAGIDFSLERGDRIAVVGVNGAGKSTLARIIAGEEPYQEGEVTIGHNVVPAYFAQHQADILDVEDTALSVVERASPVGEVGRARSILGSFLFEGDDVFKKVGVLSGGERNRLALAKILLARSNFLILDEPTNHLDMRSKDQLQNALLDYTGSLLIVSHDRDFLEPLVTRVLEVSQNSIRWYYGSLSHYIAKKEEEALEAQAVAAPKEVSNSSNMSSKERRQHNARVREQLKPLKKKLTTCEERIAKYEARFAEWEDKMKDPEFFKQGEQTQVGMQEYDSIKRKVDRLYEEWEEATQAYTDLEAELKNS; encoded by the coding sequence ATGATAGAGCTTGAACAGATTTCTTTACGGTATGGTCCCAAAGTCATTTTTAATGAAATTGGAGTGGTCATCAATGCACGAGACCGAATCGGCTTAGTTGGATCCAATGGAGCAGGAAAAACGACTTTCATAAAAGCGCTGCTGGGCCTGGCTGAGGTAGATGAAGGTCGTATCGATAAAGCCAAGTTTGTGACTCTGGGCTATTTGCCGCAGGATGGAGTTTCGACTTCAGGCCAACCGTTGCTACAGGAAGTTGAAGAGGCCTTCGAATCCGTCATCGAGCTCCGACAACGGATTGATGAAGCCAACAGCAAGTTGGATAAGTTGTCTGCCGAGTCTGAGGAATACCACGAGCTGCTCGAGTTAATGGGTGCTTGGGAGCACGAGCTCGACATGCATGAAGCGCACAAAGTGAAAAGTAAGGTTGAGACGGTGCTGCTGGGATTGGGTTTTCAAATGTCCGATATGGAGCGATCGACCAATGAGTTTAGTGGTGGTTGGAAGATGCGCATCGCCTTGGCCAAACTCTTGCTCAAGCAGCCTTCATTACTCTTGTTGGATGAGCCGACCAACCACCTGGACATTGAATCGCTTCAATGGCTCGAGGGATATCTAAAATCCTACGAGGGTGCATTGCTGATTGTGTCTCACGACCGAGCCTTTCTCGATATTCTGTGCACCAAGGTTTTTGCGCTCTCAATGGGGCGGCTCGATGTCTACGCGGGCAACTACAGTTATTTTGAAGAAGAAAGTGCAGTGCGGTTGGACCTGTTGTCTAAAGCTCAGGCGAATCAACAACGTAAGCTGGAGAAGACGGAGCGTTTCATAGAACGCTTTCGATATAAGAATACCAAAGCTAAACAAGTCCAGAGTCGTATCAAGGCTTTGGAGAAAGTGGATCGCATTGAGCTGGAGTCCTCGGAAAAGGAAATCGATTTCTCCTTTCTACCTCCACCGCGCTCAGGCCAGAAGGTACTCGAAGTGCAGGGCGTTCACAAAAGCTACGATGATTTGAAGGTGTTAGCCGGAATTGATTTTAGCTTGGAGCGGGGCGACCGCATTGCCGTCGTGGGTGTGAATGGCGCAGGCAAGTCGACCTTGGCGCGTATCATTGCCGGAGAAGAGCCTTACCAGGAAGGTGAGGTAACAATTGGTCATAATGTGGTGCCTGCTTACTTTGCCCAGCATCAAGCTGATATATTGGATGTAGAAGACACTGCTCTCAGTGTGGTTGAACGAGCATCGCCTGTCGGGGAGGTGGGGCGTGCCCGCAGTATTTTGGGCTCATTTCTCTTTGAAGGAGATGATGTATTTAAAAAGGTCGGTGTATTGTCAGGCGGAGAACGCAATCGACTGGCGCTCGCCAAAATTCTGTTGGCTCGTTCGAATTTTCTCATTCTCGATGAGCCGACCAATCACTTGGATATGCGTTCCAAGGATCAACTTCAAAACGCGCTGCTGGATTATACGGGTTCTCTACTCATCGTTTCTCACGATCGAGATTTCTTGGAACCCTTGGTTACACGAGTGCTGGAAGTGAGCCAGAATTCGATCCGGTGGTATTACGGGAGTCTCTCGCACTATATTGCGAAAAAAGAAGAGGAAGCCCTAGAGGCTCAGGCGGTAGCAGCCCCCAAAGAGGTATCGAACAGCTCTAATATGAGTTCAAAGGAACGGCGGCAGCATAACGCCCGAGTCCGCGAACAGTTGAAGCCCTTAAAAAAGAAGCTGACCACCTGCGAGGAGCGCATTGCCAAATACGAAGCCCGGTTCGCGGAATGGGAGGACAAAATGAAGGATCCTGAGTTTTTCAAGCAAGGCGAACAAACGCAGGTGGGTATGCAGGAGTATGACTCCATCAAACGCAAGGTGGACCGATTATACGAAGAGTGGGAGGAAGCGACCCAAGCCTACACTGACTTAGAGGCAGAATTGAAAAATTCCTAG
- a CDS encoding class I SAM-dependent methyltransferase: MSTMKEELYSGLDAEFYDELLEGELEDLPFWRKLMEVNSEPALEVGCGTGRIMLPLIQEGHPIDGMDSSKRMVDLLLKKADQLNLTVDARVQVMEDLNMGKSYDLVFIPGFSLQMVESRELLKQSLKQFHNHLNPGGKLAVSLFFPWEELEEDEPGEWRLRKKIKRPDGTRLVCHQSTVINYEDQSLVVENRYTLLDNDRNQLSEELRDIRLLWFYPHEFHLLLEECGFELLDTYSDFQDEPMDEQTPHAVFLARNS; this comes from the coding sequence ATGAGCACAATGAAGGAGGAATTATACAGCGGGCTCGATGCCGAATTTTATGATGAGCTACTGGAAGGGGAGCTGGAAGACCTCCCATTTTGGAGAAAGCTGATGGAGGTGAATTCCGAGCCGGCCCTGGAGGTGGGTTGTGGTACCGGCCGGATCATGCTGCCTCTCATTCAAGAGGGTCATCCTATCGATGGCATGGACAGTTCGAAACGTATGGTGGATCTGCTTCTTAAGAAAGCGGATCAACTTAATCTGACTGTCGATGCTCGGGTTCAGGTGATGGAAGATCTGAATATGGGGAAATCCTATGACCTGGTATTCATTCCCGGATTCTCATTACAGATGGTCGAGTCTCGCGAGTTGCTAAAGCAGTCATTGAAGCAATTCCACAACCACCTGAATCCAGGTGGTAAGTTGGCAGTCTCTCTCTTTTTCCCATGGGAAGAGCTCGAAGAAGACGAACCCGGAGAGTGGCGATTGCGAAAGAAAATCAAGCGGCCGGATGGCACTCGACTGGTGTGCCACCAGTCCACGGTGATCAACTACGAGGACCAAAGCCTGGTGGTAGAGAATCGTTACACGCTTCTGGACAACGATCGAAATCAGCTCAGTGAAGAGCTGCGTGATATCCGTTTGCTCTGGTTTTATCCACATGAGTTTCATTTGCTGCTTGAAGAATGTGGCTTTGAACTGTTGGACACATACTCTGATTTTCAGGATGAGCCGATGGATGAGCAGACCCCTCATGCCGTTTTTCTCGCCCGGAATTCTTGA
- a CDS encoding Gfo/Idh/MocA family oxidoreductase → MSPFPSTPLTGAIIGAGYFSQFQYEAWTRIPEVKIVAASNRTVSRAEEKCAAYQIPNAYSDWKEMIDQEKPDFVDIITPPETHLEICEYLAERNIHMICQKPLAPTFEESVAIARIASSTEARFMVHENFRWQPWYRKIKELLEDCTVGDLFSIYFLARMGDGWGEDAYLDRQPYFRDYPKLLVFETAVHWLDTYRYLGGEIESIYAKLDKRNPVIAGEDSGLIICNFQNGATATLDANRYNEALTNDSRFTFGTLRLDGSNGHLQMDLNGNLLFKPLGKDPHEIEYEHPRLNFAGDCCYHLQRHFVDQLLANQPFDSEAEDYLKTLRLVEACYESASTGQAVTL, encoded by the coding sequence ATGTCACCTTTTCCTAGCACCCCACTGACCGGAGCCATTATTGGCGCAGGATACTTTTCCCAATTCCAGTACGAAGCATGGACTCGAATTCCTGAGGTAAAGATCGTAGCCGCTAGCAACCGAACCGTCTCTCGTGCGGAAGAAAAATGTGCTGCCTACCAGATTCCCAACGCATACAGCGACTGGAAGGAGATGATCGATCAGGAAAAACCGGATTTCGTGGATATTATTACGCCTCCTGAAACGCACCTTGAGATATGCGAATACCTGGCAGAGCGAAATATCCACATGATCTGCCAAAAGCCTTTGGCCCCTACCTTTGAAGAGAGTGTGGCCATCGCACGGATCGCTTCATCGACTGAGGCCCGATTTATGGTGCACGAAAATTTCAGATGGCAGCCTTGGTATCGAAAGATCAAAGAGCTCCTAGAGGATTGTACTGTGGGAGACCTCTTCAGCATTTACTTCCTTGCCCGAATGGGAGATGGCTGGGGTGAAGACGCTTACCTCGACCGCCAACCCTACTTTCGCGACTACCCCAAACTACTGGTGTTTGAAACCGCAGTTCACTGGCTCGATACTTACCGCTATCTAGGAGGCGAAATAGAGTCGATCTATGCAAAGCTGGACAAACGCAACCCGGTCATTGCCGGTGAGGACTCTGGCCTTATCATTTGTAACTTTCAAAATGGAGCAACCGCCACCCTCGATGCAAATCGATACAATGAAGCTCTTACCAATGATTCTCGCTTCACATTCGGCACGCTTCGCCTTGATGGATCCAATGGGCACCTTCAGATGGACTTGAATGGGAATCTCCTATTCAAGCCTCTGGGTAAAGATCCGCATGAAATTGAGTACGAGCATCCGCGACTCAACTTTGCTGGTGACTGTTGTTATCACCTGCAAAGACATTTTGTAGATCAACTTTTAGCCAATCAGCCTTTCGATTCCGAAGCTGAAGATTATTTGAAAACGCTAAGACTTGTAGAGGCCTGTTATGAATCAGCCTCCACGGGACAAGCGGTAACCCTGTAA